A genomic stretch from Symbiobacterium terraclitae includes:
- a CDS encoding Glu/Leu/Phe/Val dehydrogenase dimerization domain-containing protein, with protein sequence MGVFERMIRDGHEQVVFCYDKTTGLRAIIAIHDTTLGPALGGCRMWPYESEEAALEDALRLAKGMTYKSAASGQNHGGGKIVIWGDPATERSEELFRALGRFVGTMGGRIVTGTDVGTDKADFVWAKQESPWFVGLPEEEGGSGDTAVLTAYGVWKGMKACVRFRWGDDSLKGRRVALQGLGKVGRRLLEHLLEEGARVTVTDVRPERIAEVCASHPEVEGVAPEEIYDQECDIFSPSALGGVLNDETIPRLRCAIVAGSANNQLAEMRHGQMLHDRGILYAPDYVINAGGLIQVADEIMGYNPERARRKTAAIYDLLLQIFAISQEEGIPAYLAADRLAERRIERVGWLRRIYTPE encoded by the coding sequence GTGGGCGTGTTTGAGCGCATGATCCGTGACGGTCACGAACAGGTCGTCTTCTGTTATGACAAGACAACGGGTCTCCGGGCGATCATCGCGATCCACGACACCACGCTGGGCCCGGCCCTGGGCGGATGCCGGATGTGGCCTTACGAGAGCGAGGAGGCCGCACTGGAGGACGCCCTGCGCCTGGCCAAAGGGATGACCTACAAGTCCGCGGCGTCGGGGCAGAACCACGGTGGCGGCAAGATCGTCATCTGGGGCGACCCGGCCACGGAGAGATCGGAGGAGCTGTTCCGTGCCCTGGGCCGCTTCGTCGGCACGATGGGCGGCCGGATCGTCACCGGCACCGACGTCGGTACCGACAAGGCGGACTTCGTCTGGGCGAAGCAGGAGTCGCCGTGGTTCGTCGGCCTTCCCGAGGAGGAGGGGGGGTCCGGCGACACCGCGGTTCTCACCGCGTACGGCGTCTGGAAGGGCATGAAGGCCTGTGTCCGCTTCCGCTGGGGCGACGACTCCCTGAAGGGCAGGCGGGTGGCGCTCCAGGGCCTCGGCAAGGTCGGCCGGCGGCTGCTGGAGCACCTGCTGGAAGAGGGCGCCCGCGTCACGGTGACCGACGTGCGGCCCGAGCGGATCGCCGAGGTCTGTGCGTCCCACCCCGAGGTCGAGGGCGTGGCGCCGGAGGAGATCTACGACCAGGAGTGCGACATCTTCTCGCCCTCGGCGCTGGGCGGGGTGCTGAACGACGAGACGATCCCGCGGCTCCGCTGCGCCATCGTCGCCGGTTCCGCCAACAACCAGCTGGCGGAGATGCGGCACGGGCAGATGCTGCACGACCGGGGCATCCTGTACGCACCCGACTACGTGATCAACGCCGGCGGCCTGATCCAGGTCGCGGACGAGATCATGGGCTACAACCCGGAGCGGGCCCGCCGCAAGACGGCAGCCATCTACGATCTGCTGCTGCAGATCTTCGCCATCAGCCAGGAGGAGGGAATCCCCGCCTACCTGGCCGCCGACCGGCTCGCCGAGCGTCGCATCGAGCGCGTCGGCTGGCTGCGGCGGATCTACACGCCCGAATGA
- the buk gene encoding butyrate kinase has protein sequence MTTVSADAPRILVINPTATATHVALFDGEEERLAAELVHSREELARFERIWDQFLMRRDRITGYLRDAGVPLESLRAVVGRGGLMKPVPGGVYAVNGAMLEDLRTGVQGEHASNLGGILAYGIAHALGIPAFVVDPVSTDEMRAEAHLTGLPELRRSSLAHALNMRWIARKAAAALGKAYAEANLVVAHLGAGISVSAHQGGRMVDATNALEDGPFAPERAGRLPAGDLVRLCFSGRYTERQLIRKLTAEGGLIAHLGTADWREVERRIEQGDQQADLVYSAMAYQVAREIGAMAVALRARADAVVLTGELAHSDRLTGMISARVGWIAPVMRFPGSEENRALAAGALRVLRGEEEALTYR, from the coding sequence GTGACCACGGTGTCGGCCGACGCCCCGCGCATCCTCGTAATCAATCCCACCGCCACAGCCACGCACGTCGCACTCTTCGACGGCGAGGAGGAGCGGCTCGCGGCGGAGTTGGTCCACAGCCGGGAGGAGCTGGCGCGGTTCGAGCGGATCTGGGACCAGTTTCTCATGCGCAGGGACCGGATCACCGGCTACCTGCGGGATGCGGGCGTTCCCCTTGAAAGCCTGCGGGCCGTGGTGGGCCGGGGCGGCCTGATGAAGCCGGTTCCCGGCGGCGTCTACGCGGTCAACGGGGCCATGCTGGAGGACCTGCGTACCGGGGTGCAGGGCGAGCACGCCTCCAACCTCGGCGGCATCCTCGCCTACGGCATCGCCCACGCCCTGGGGATCCCCGCCTTCGTCGTCGACCCCGTCTCCACGGACGAGATGCGGGCCGAGGCCCACCTGACCGGCCTGCCGGAGCTGCGCCGCAGCAGCCTGGCCCATGCCCTGAACATGCGCTGGATCGCCCGGAAGGCGGCGGCTGCGCTCGGCAAGGCATATGCTGAGGCAAACCTGGTCGTGGCCCACCTGGGCGCAGGCATCTCCGTCTCCGCCCACCAGGGGGGGAGGATGGTGGACGCCACCAACGCCCTGGAGGACGGCCCCTTCGCCCCGGAGCGGGCCGGGCGCCTGCCTGCCGGCGACCTGGTGCGCCTTTGCTTCTCGGGCCGGTACACGGAGCGGCAGCTGATTCGCAAGCTCACCGCCGAGGGCGGTCTGATCGCCCACCTGGGCACCGCCGACTGGCGGGAGGTGGAGCGGCGCATCGAGCAGGGCGACCAGCAGGCGGACCTGGTCTACAGCGCCATGGCCTACCAGGTGGCCCGGGAGATCGGCGCCATGGCCGTGGCCCTGCGCGCGCGGGCAGACGCGGTGGTGCTGACCGGCGAGCTCGCACACTCTGACCGGTTGACCGGCATGATCTCGGCCCGCGTCGGCTGGATCGCGCCGGTGATGCGCTTCCCCGGCAGCGAGGAGAACCGGGCCCTGGCGGCCGGTGCGCTCCGGGTGCTCCGGGGCGAGGAGGAGGCCTTGACGTACCGATGA
- a CDS encoding bifunctional enoyl-CoA hydratase/phosphate acetyltransferase gives MITSLDQLIPAAQQKVAGRPLTMAVAQATDPHVEEAVAEAERLGLVRGLRFARENPAEAAHAAVAAVRSGEAQLLMKGLVQTADIMRAVLNRDTGLRTGRALSHACVVQVPGWPRLLHITDIALNVAPDLSRKADILRNQVQVAHALGNPRPKVAVIAAVETVNPDMAATVDARALQEMAERGELGECVVQGPLALDLALSAEAGATKGVSGPVVGAADVLLMPDLEAGNVLYKGLVCLAGADSAGIVVGARCPIVLLSRSDSAAAKLNSIALAVLAAFA, from the coding sequence ATGATTACATCCCTTGACCAGTTGATTCCGGCCGCGCAGCAGAAGGTGGCGGGCCGGCCGCTCACCATGGCCGTGGCCCAGGCGACCGACCCCCACGTCGAGGAGGCGGTGGCCGAGGCCGAGCGGCTGGGCCTCGTGCGCGGGCTTCGCTTCGCGCGGGAGAACCCGGCGGAGGCGGCACACGCCGCAGTGGCCGCGGTCCGGTCCGGCGAGGCGCAGCTCCTGATGAAGGGCCTGGTGCAGACCGCCGACATCATGCGGGCCGTGCTGAACCGCGACACCGGGCTGCGCACCGGCCGGGCGCTCTCCCACGCCTGCGTCGTGCAGGTGCCCGGCTGGCCCCGGCTGCTGCACATCACGGACATCGCCCTCAACGTCGCACCCGACCTGAGCCGCAAGGCCGACATCCTGCGCAACCAGGTGCAGGTGGCGCACGCCCTGGGCAACCCGCGTCCGAAGGTGGCCGTGATCGCGGCCGTGGAGACCGTCAACCCGGACATGGCCGCAACCGTCGACGCCCGCGCGCTTCAGGAGATGGCGGAGCGGGGCGAGCTGGGGGAGTGCGTGGTGCAGGGGCCCCTGGCGCTGGACCTCGCGCTCTCCGCCGAGGCGGGGGCGACCAAGGGCGTCTCCGGACCCGTGGTCGGTGCGGCCGACGTGCTGCTCATGCCGGACCTGGAAGCCGGCAACGTGCTGTACAAGGGCCTGGTCTGCCTCGCCGGGGCGGACTCGGCCGGGATCGTGGTGGGCGCCCGCTGCCCGATCGTCTTGCTCTCCCGGTCTGACTCGGCCGCGGCCAAGCTGAACTCGATCGCACTGGCGGTACTCGCCGCCTTTGCCTGA
- a CDS encoding Glu/Leu/Phe/Val family dehydrogenase: MGIFEQMAQYGHEQLVFCYDKTTGLKAIIGIHDTTLGPALGGLRMWKYEREEDAITDVLRLSRGMTYKNSAMGLNLGGGKAVLWGDPRTDKSEELFRAFGKFVESLGGRYITAEDVGTTVEDMNYVLMETDHAAGRAELSGDPSPVTAYGVFQGIKATVKWVFGSEELKGRKVAVQGLGKVGWALCEYLHEAGAKLVVADINQEVVDRAAKQFGAEVVGTGEIHKVECDVFAPCALGAILNDETIPQLRCKIVAGAANNQLKEPRHGDMLRERGILYAPDFVINGGGVINVAEEYHPAGYSRERALARVAKIYDKLMRVFQISQERNISTAQAADVMAEERMQRIHQLNRIYLAE; encoded by the coding sequence ATGGGAATCTTTGAGCAGATGGCGCAGTACGGGCACGAGCAGCTAGTCTTCTGCTACGACAAGACCACCGGTCTCAAGGCGATCATCGGCATCCACGACACGACCCTGGGCCCGGCGCTGGGCGGTCTCCGCATGTGGAAGTACGAGCGCGAGGAAGACGCCATCACCGACGTGCTGCGGCTCTCCCGGGGAATGACCTACAAGAACTCCGCCATGGGGCTTAACCTGGGCGGCGGTAAGGCGGTGCTGTGGGGCGACCCGCGCACGGACAAGTCCGAGGAGCTTTTCCGGGCGTTCGGCAAGTTCGTCGAGTCGCTGGGCGGCCGGTACATCACGGCTGAGGACGTGGGCACCACCGTCGAGGACATGAACTACGTGCTGATGGAGACCGACCACGCCGCGGGCCGGGCCGAGCTGTCGGGCGACCCGTCGCCGGTTACCGCCTACGGCGTCTTCCAGGGCATCAAGGCCACCGTCAAGTGGGTCTTCGGCTCCGAGGAGCTGAAGGGCCGGAAGGTGGCGGTCCAGGGTCTGGGCAAGGTCGGCTGGGCCCTCTGCGAGTACCTGCACGAGGCCGGCGCCAAGCTGGTGGTTGCCGACATCAACCAGGAGGTCGTCGACCGGGCGGCGAAGCAGTTCGGCGCAGAGGTCGTGGGCACCGGGGAGATTCACAAGGTCGAGTGCGACGTCTTCGCCCCCTGCGCCCTGGGCGCGATCCTGAACGATGAGACCATCCCGCAGCTCCGGTGCAAGATCGTCGCCGGTGCGGCCAACAACCAGCTGAAGGAGCCGCGGCACGGCGACATGCTGCGGGAGCGGGGGATACTGTACGCACCGGACTTCGTCATCAACGGCGGCGGCGTGATCAACGTGGCCGAGGAGTACCACCCGGCGGGTTACAGCCGCGAGCGTGCCCTGGCCCGGGTCGCCAAGATCTACGACAAGCTGATGCGCGTCTTCCAGATCTCGCAGGAGCGCAACATCAGCACGGCCCAGGCGGCCGACGTCATGGCCGAGGAGC